In one window of Candidatus Scalindua sp. DNA:
- a CDS encoding NAD(P)-dependent alcohol dehydrogenase, translated as MKAFAMLGIGSVGWIEKEKPVAGPYDAIVKPIALAPCTSDIHTIEGAIGDRKNLVLGHESVGEVVEVGSEVKYIKPGDRVVVPAITPDWRSVELQDTGLGQHSGGMLAGWKFSNIKDGVFSEYFHVNDGDMNLAVLPDGITLEAAVMLTDMATTGLHGVELANVEYGDTVVVLGIGPVGLMSVAGAQLMGAGRIVGVGSRPALIEAAKFYGATDIVNYRERSVVDRVLEMTNNRGADKVIVAGGNCDILIDAVKILKAGGAIGNINYFGGDEFIPIPREAWGVGMGHKAINGGLTPGGRVRMERLIELVKYGRLDPGKLVTHLFHGFDKIEEALQLMKEKPADLIKPVVLID; from the coding sequence TGTACTTCAGATATACATACAATTGAAGGTGCTATCGGAGATAGAAAGAATTTAGTGTTAGGTCATGAAAGTGTGGGAGAGGTAGTCGAAGTAGGTAGCGAGGTTAAATATATTAAACCTGGGGATAGAGTGGTAGTACCTGCTATAACTCCTGATTGGAGAAGTGTTGAATTACAAGACACAGGACTTGGACAGCATTCAGGTGGGATGTTGGCTGGCTGGAAGTTCTCTAATATTAAAGACGGGGTATTTAGTGAGTATTTTCACGTGAACGATGGGGATATGAATTTAGCGGTTTTACCAGATGGAATTACTTTAGAAGCAGCAGTCATGCTTACAGATATGGCAACAACAGGTTTACATGGGGTGGAATTAGCTAATGTAGAATATGGGGATACAGTAGTGGTTTTAGGAATAGGACCTGTTGGACTGATGTCAGTTGCAGGAGCTCAATTAATGGGGGCAGGAAGAATTGTTGGTGTGGGAAGCAGGCCCGCTTTAATTGAAGCCGCTAAATTCTATGGAGCAACAGATATAGTTAACTATCGAGAGAGATCTGTAGTAGATCGAGTACTAGAGATGACTAATAATCGAGGAGCAGATAAAGTAATAGTAGCTGGTGGGAATTGTGACATTCTTATTGATGCAGTAAAAATTCTAAAGGCCGGTGGAGCAATTGGTAATATTAACTACTTTGGTGGCGATGAATTCATACCTATACCAAGGGAAGCATGGGGAGTAGGAATGGGTCACAAGGCGATTAATGGCGGATTAACTCCTGGCGGTAGAGTAAGAATGGAAAGATTAATTGAATTGGTCAAATACGGCAGATTAGATCCAGGAAAATTAGTTACCCATTTATTCCATGGATTTGACAAGATAGAAGAGGCTTTACAGCTAATGAAAGAGAAACCCGCTGATTTAATAAAGCCAGTTGTATTAATTGATTAA
- the codA gene encoding cytosine deaminase, which produces MKKFTNALIYRQHDEVSEILVDKGVIKQIGKNLPKADEEIDLGGRLVVPPYVDPHLHLDYVYTARSEGAKNTSGTLFEGIARWHDVKKTQTLEDARERALKGIQEEVSKGVQFIRTHIDVDDPKLTGLKAMLEVREQLKGNVTIQIVAFPQEGMYAYKGGDEMIEEALKMGADCVGAIPHFEWAREIGEKSIHRTVELAVKYDKLIDVHCDETDDVMSRFVELLNALVMTEGIGTRTAASHTCSFGSADNSYAFRMMSLFQQSGLNFISLPTENAFLQGRQDTYPKRRGLTRVKELWESGINICFGQDSINDPWYPAGNGNLMNILDNGIHLAQIMSLEELDKCLDLITYNGAKTLNVEDQYGIEENKPANFLVLDADSPFEAVRRRADVLASIRHGKYLFKRPDPCYEIALDLFRKTK; this is translated from the coding sequence ATGAAAAAATTCACCAATGCTCTAATCTACCGACAGCACGATGAGGTCAGCGAGATTCTGGTCGATAAAGGTGTCATCAAACAGATCGGCAAAAATTTACCCAAGGCAGACGAGGAAATCGACCTGGGGGGCCGTCTGGTGGTTCCGCCCTACGTGGATCCCCACCTGCACCTGGATTACGTCTACACCGCCCGCAGCGAGGGCGCCAAGAACACGAGCGGCACGCTGTTCGAAGGGATCGCCCGTTGGCACGACGTCAAGAAAACTCAGACGCTCGAGGACGCCAGGGAACGTGCGCTGAAGGGCATCCAGGAAGAGGTTTCCAAAGGTGTCCAGTTTATCCGCACCCACATCGATGTGGATGATCCCAAACTGACCGGACTGAAGGCGATGCTGGAAGTCCGGGAACAGCTCAAGGGCAACGTCACCATTCAGATCGTTGCATTCCCGCAGGAGGGCATGTACGCCTACAAGGGTGGCGACGAAATGATTGAGGAAGCGCTGAAGATGGGTGCGGACTGTGTCGGCGCCATCCCGCACTTCGAGTGGGCCCGCGAAATCGGCGAGAAGTCCATCCACCGCACAGTTGAGCTGGCCGTCAAGTACGACAAACTAATCGACGTGCATTGTGACGAGACCGACGACGTGATGAGCCGCTTCGTCGAACTGCTCAACGCCCTGGTGATGACCGAAGGTATTGGCACTCGCACGGCCGCAAGCCACACCTGCTCTTTCGGATCGGCGGACAATTCCTACGCTTTCCGCATGATGAGTCTGTTCCAGCAGTCGGGGCTGAACTTTATCTCGCTGCCAACCGAGAATGCCTTTCTGCAGGGTCGGCAGGACACCTATCCCAAGCGCCGTGGCCTGACTCGGGTGAAGGAGCTGTGGGAAAGCGGTATCAATATCTGTTTTGGCCAGGACTCTATTAACGACCCGTGGTATCCGGCCGGCAACGGTAACCTGATGAACATTCTGGACAACGGCATTCACCTGGCGCAGATCATGTCGTTGGAGGAACTGGACAAGTGCTTGGACCTGATCACCTACAACGGCGCCAAGACTTTGAACGTGGAAGATCAGTACGGCATCGAAGAGAACAAGCCGGCCAACTTCCTGGTTCTGGACGCTGATTCGCCCTTCGAGGCTGTGCGTCGGCGTGCCGACGTGCTGGCATCGATCCGCCATGGCAAATACCTGTTCAAACGCCCCGACCCGTGCTACGAGATTGCGCTCGATCTCTTTAGGAAGACAAAGTGA
- a CDS encoding RtcB family protein: MEREDSNQTSGHAIIETEKLPIKLWLKEDQMEEGALVQARNLANHPFAFSHIAIMPDTHLGYGMPIGAILATRGVVVPNAVGVDIGCGMCSLRTNLTDVETADLKKIMSIIRKTVPVGFNHHKTQQDETWMPQRKGDLPVVNQEYASALCQIGTLGGGNHFIEIQKGSDGHIWIMIHSGSRNIGFTVANHYNDVAKKKNTESGEDVSQDLAYIPESSACFELYWNEMNYCLEFALANRKLMMERVKAAFRDVLPEVEFADFINKPHNFAAVEEHFGATVIVHRKGATRARKGEWGMIPGSQGTRSFLVKGKGEAQSFESCSHGAGRIMSRARARKTLDLKEVVKSLDESGILHGIRRRSDLDEAPESYKDIDEVMQNQTDLVEVQIELQPLAVIKG, from the coding sequence GTGGAACGTGAAGATAGTAACCAAACCAGCGGTCATGCGATCATTGAAACGGAAAAATTACCAATAAAGCTGTGGCTGAAAGAAGATCAAATGGAAGAGGGGGCTCTGGTGCAGGCACGAAATCTGGCGAATCATCCCTTTGCATTCAGTCATATCGCGATCATGCCCGACACCCATCTAGGTTACGGTATGCCCATCGGCGCAATACTTGCTACCAGGGGGGTCGTCGTCCCTAACGCCGTCGGCGTGGATATCGGCTGCGGCATGTGTTCTTTGCGCACCAATCTTACAGATGTAGAAACGGCGGACTTGAAAAAGATCATGAGTATTATCCGGAAGACCGTTCCCGTTGGTTTCAATCACCACAAAACGCAGCAGGACGAAACCTGGATGCCGCAGAGAAAAGGGGACCTGCCTGTCGTGAACCAGGAGTATGCAAGCGCTCTTTGCCAGATCGGCACCTTGGGTGGAGGCAACCATTTTATCGAGATCCAAAAAGGATCGGATGGACATATCTGGATCATGATCCACTCAGGCTCGCGCAACATTGGTTTCACGGTGGCTAACCACTACAACGACGTGGCAAAAAAGAAGAACACTGAATCCGGCGAAGATGTGTCTCAGGACTTGGCATATATTCCGGAATCGTCCGCATGTTTTGAGTTGTACTGGAACGAAATGAACTACTGCCTCGAATTTGCGCTGGCCAACAGAAAACTGATGATGGAGCGGGTAAAAGCGGCATTCAGGGATGTTCTGCCCGAGGTCGAGTTTGCGGACTTCATCAACAAGCCGCATAACTTCGCCGCCGTAGAGGAGCATTTCGGTGCAACGGTTATCGTGCATCGAAAGGGGGCAACGCGTGCTCGCAAAGGAGAGTGGGGGATGATCCCTGGTTCTCAGGGGACGCGTTCTTTTCTGGTAAAGGGGAAGGGAGAAGCTCAGTCCTTCGAGTCGTGTTCCCACGGCGCCGGAAGAATCATGAGCCGGGCCCGGGCACGCAAAACGCTGGACTTGAAGGAGGTGGTAAAATCCCTCGATGAAAGCGGAATTTTGCACGGCATCCGCCGCCGCTCGGATCTGGATGAGGCACCGGAATCCTACAAAGATATCGATGAGGTGATGCAAAATCAGACCGACCTGGTTGAGGTGCAAATAGAGTTGCAGCCCCTGGCTGTTATCAAGGGGTAA
- a CDS encoding NAD-dependent succinate-semialdehyde dehydrogenase yields MSYQTVNPFNGETVKAFEQLTDAQLETAIETAANCFEKWRLTTFAERGAIAAKAASLMRERVDELARLVTLEMGKLIAEAKGEVELTAGVIDYYAKNAESFLAPEPLKPLSGEARIENAPLGVLLGIQVWNLPYHLLARFAAPNLMAGNVVVVKHAKSVPQCALAFEKLWLEAGAPAGVYTNLFISHDQVSRVIEDPRIKGVALTGSLAAGKAVAEQAGRNLKKSTMELSANDAFIVLEDADLDKTVEWAVWAKMTLVGQSCIAAKRFIVVEELADRFLEKFKTALSALTPGDPMDETTTLGPVSSEGALVKLLKQVDQAVASGAKVVLGGKRIERPGTFMEATILMNLKPGNPAYREEFFGPVALMFRIKDEDEAVALANDSDFGLGASIFTRDVARGQRLASRLNTGMVFINQPTWTAPELPFGGIMDSGYGRNLSCMGIQEFINKKVVRVASIDDPA; encoded by the coding sequence ATGAGTTACCAAACTGTGAATCCCTTCAACGGAGAAACCGTGAAGGCGTTTGAACAACTGACCGACGCGCAACTCGAAACGGCGATCGAAACCGCCGCAAACTGTTTTGAGAAATGGCGACTCACCACCTTCGCCGAGCGTGGAGCCATCGCGGCAAAAGCCGCTTCCCTCATGCGTGAACGGGTCGACGAACTCGCCCGCCTCGTGACTCTCGAGATGGGAAAGCTCATCGCCGAAGCGAAGGGCGAAGTGGAGTTGACTGCGGGCGTCATCGATTACTACGCCAAGAATGCCGAGAGTTTCCTCGCCCCCGAACCTCTTAAGCCACTTTCGGGTGAAGCCAGGATCGAGAACGCCCCGCTCGGTGTGCTCCTCGGTATTCAGGTCTGGAATCTTCCGTACCATTTACTCGCACGCTTTGCGGCGCCGAATCTGATGGCAGGCAACGTCGTGGTGGTGAAGCATGCCAAATCCGTGCCGCAGTGCGCCCTCGCCTTTGAAAAGTTATGGCTCGAAGCAGGCGCGCCCGCGGGCGTTTACACCAACCTTTTCATTTCCCATGATCAGGTGAGTCGCGTGATCGAGGATCCCCGCATCAAAGGTGTGGCGTTGACCGGCAGTTTGGCAGCTGGCAAGGCCGTGGCCGAGCAAGCCGGAAGAAACCTCAAAAAATCCACCATGGAACTGTCGGCGAACGACGCCTTTATCGTGCTCGAAGACGCCGATCTGGACAAAACCGTGGAGTGGGCGGTCTGGGCCAAAATGACGCTCGTCGGTCAGTCCTGCATCGCTGCAAAACGTTTCATTGTCGTTGAGGAATTGGCCGACCGGTTTCTGGAAAAATTCAAGACCGCGCTCTCGGCCCTCACGCCCGGAGACCCGATGGACGAAACCACAACGCTCGGGCCGGTCTCCTCGGAAGGGGCACTGGTTAAATTGTTGAAGCAGGTAGATCAAGCCGTCGCAAGTGGGGCCAAGGTCGTCCTGGGCGGCAAACGGATCGAGCGGCCCGGCACGTTCATGGAGGCGACGATTCTCATGAATCTCAAGCCAGGCAATCCCGCTTACCGCGAGGAATTCTTCGGCCCCGTTGCGCTGATGTTCCGGATCAAGGACGAGGACGAAGCCGTGGCGCTCGCCAATGACTCGGATTTTGGTTTGGGAGCATCGATCTTTACCCGCGATGTTGCGCGCGGCCAACGTCTGGCCAGCCGCCTCAACACCGGTATGGTCTTCATCAATCAACCCACCTGGACGGCGCCGGAACTGCCCTTCGGTGGCATCATGGATTCCGGTTATGGCCGCAATCTTTCCTGCATGGGGATCCAGGAATTCATAAACAAAAAGGTGGTGCGCGTGGCCTCAATTGATGACCCGGCATAA
- a CDS encoding questin oxidase family protein, giving the protein MKISEVVNQYARTFSPYASDLVNHLPMGQLALYMMGNDVEKIASYSESYIKSGRIDKIKVEFSPVETITECVGKRDLYEACLLLIEKEIQLKGVEKVIAEVLNSYPLGISSGLFHTTIRLAYAVEGMKLDQDLEEEVARALAYYITAYREGSVFNKKVNPSRFLESIEKVFNNGEIIELLKSNPSRGKKLHALYNDSKYMEMGLLIDGSNEEKVVNLLELLLPILDETDSILVLHCITGLQALLVLEDYFNNFSYILDIMTTYIITHLLTADNEGVPMDLGENKSWDNIIRDSSNSTNVHTIKYAYSTSELYKKYNIDKLRQSAQLRAMRN; this is encoded by the coding sequence ATGAAAATTTCAGAAGTTGTAAATCAATATGCTAGGACCTTTTCACCATATGCAAGTGACCTAGTAAATCATTTGCCTATGGGTCAATTGGCATTATATATGATGGGAAATGATGTAGAAAAAATAGCATCATATTCTGAAAGCTATATAAAATCGGGAAGAATAGACAAGATAAAAGTTGAATTTAGTCCAGTAGAAACTATAACTGAATGTGTAGGGAAAAGAGATTTGTATGAAGCTTGTCTATTACTTATAGAAAAAGAAATTCAATTAAAAGGTGTAGAAAAAGTTATTGCAGAAGTATTAAACAGTTATCCTCTTGGTATATCATCAGGATTATTTCACACTACTATTAGATTAGCCTATGCAGTTGAAGGTATGAAATTAGATCAAGATCTAGAAGAGGAAGTAGCCAGAGCTTTGGCTTATTATATAACAGCTTATAGAGAGGGAAGTGTATTTAACAAAAAGGTAAATCCTTCCCGGTTTTTGGAAAGTATAGAAAAGGTATTTAATAATGGAGAAATTATTGAATTATTAAAATCCAACCCATCTCGTGGTAAAAAGTTACATGCTCTTTACAATGACAGCAAATATATGGAAATGGGATTGTTAATTGATGGAAGCAACGAGGAGAAGGTGGTTAATTTATTAGAATTACTACTGCCTATATTAGATGAGACAGACAGTATACTAGTACTCCACTGTATAACAGGGCTCCAAGCTTTATTAGTATTAGAAGATTATTTTAATAACTTTTCATATATATTAGATATTATGACAACTTATATTATTACACATCTTTTAACAGCAGATAATGAAGGTGTTCCAATGGATTTAGGAGAAAACAAATCCTGGGATAATATAATTAGAGACAGCTCTAATTCAACAAATGTTCATACTATTAAATATGCTTACAGTACAAGTGAATTATATAAAAAATATAATATAGATAAACTAAGACAATCAGCACAGTTAAGAGCAATGAGAAATTAA